From Ardenticatenales bacterium:
CTCGTTCACGGACGCGGCCCGCCCGGAGCAGGCGGAGCCGTTGGTGGACTATTTCGTGACGCAATGCCGGCATCTTGGCTTCACCGTGGCCACCGGTATCTTCGCCGCCTACATGCAAGTGGAAATCCACAACGACGGCCCCGTCACCCTCATGCTGGAAAAATGAACTCCCCGAAATGCAAAAGGACGCGGACGAGCGCGGCAGAACGCAGATAAAAAACTCCGCGCAATCCGTGGACGGCTCATCCGCCTTCATGTATCACGCCGGGGGAGCAACCGTGCCCATGAACAGACACCAATCCATGACTCGCTATTTACTGCTCGTCCTCATCGTTGCCGGCATCCTGGCGGGATGTGGCGGCGCGTCCACCAACGCCACGCCCACCCCCTTCCCGCCACCCACGGATGCGCACACGGCCACCGTCGCCCCCACGGACGCGCCCACCACCACCCCCGTGCCCTCGCCCGCCGCCGTTGCCGCGCTGCCCACGGCCACGCCGCCTCCCGCCTCGCCTACTTCCACGCCGCTGCCCAGCCCCACGCCCACCTCCGGCCCGCTCAACGATCCCGTGCCCGCGCTGCCCAAAGGGGGCGCGTCTTGCCAGGATTACCCCTGCCCCGATGACGCCGCCGGCTGGGAGGCGCGTATCCAGGTTCCCCCCGGTTTTCACGTGCGCCACTTTGCCGTTGTTGCCGGCAATCCCAACAGCATCACCTTTGGCCCGGACGACCTCCTCTACATCGCCACCATGCAGGGCGCGATCTGGACTCTGGACCCACAAGGCGAGGCCACCCTGTTTCAAGATGGCTTCGTCGTGCCCGTGGGGCTGGCCTTCCAGCCGGGCACGGATCGTCTTTACGTCTCCAGCCGCGCCGGAGGGAGCGAGGCGCAAATTTCCGTCATCGCCGAGGGGGCGACGCAGCAGGTATTGGGCGGCATTCCCTGCTGCTACGCCGGGCTGCACGCCGCCAATGGCCTTGCTTTTGGCCCCGATGGATACGGCTACGTGGCCGTGGGCGCGCGCGCGGACCACGGGGAAGTGCTGGACACGGACCAACAAGACACGCTGCATCCGTGGGAAGCGAGCGTGCTACGCTTCAGCCCGGATGGTCAGGAAGTGGAGGTGTACGCGCAGGGGCTGCGCAACGCTTACGACATCGCCTGGGACGCCAGTGGTAGGCTGTTTGCCGCCGATAATGCCCCCGACTTTGGTC
This genomic window contains:
- a CDS encoding PQQ-dependent sugar dehydrogenase; the protein is MQKDADERGRTQIKNSAQSVDGSSAFMYHAGGATVPMNRHQSMTRYLLLVLIVAGILAGCGGASTNATPTPFPPPTDAHTATVAPTDAPTTTPVPSPAAVAALPTATPPPASPTSTPLPSPTPTSGPLNDPVPALPKGGASCQDYPCPDDAAGWEARIQVPPGFHVRHFAVVAGNPNSITFGPDDLLYIATMQGAIWTLDPQGEATLFQDGFVVPVGLAFQPGTDRLYVSSRAGGSEAQISVIAEGATQQVLGGIPCCYAGLHAANGLAFGPDGYGYVAVGARADHGEVLDTDQQDTLHPWEASVLRFSPDGQEVEVYAQGLRNAYDIAWDASGRLFAADNAPDFGPPDEFHLVLPGKMYGYPWYECDTCFPAPADVTIEPPLYELLPHVAPTGITAYTAEQFPGYYNNIFLALWSAFEGAQKIVRFGPGGEGMTDFATGFAEPADVTVGPDGSLYVADWATGVVFRIFYGE